In Pseudomonas coleopterorum, the genomic window CACATCGCAGGCTTCTGAAAGAACGATGCCATCGCGGCTGTGGACACAGGCCTGCGCGGCCACGCCCTGCTCGGCCAGCAGGCCCAGGTAGGTATCACGGTCGTGATGGCGGCGGTTGACTCGCAGGATCATCGGCGGGTGAGCGTTGTTGGCAGCGCAAATGGCTTCCCATTGCTCTGGCCAGAAAGCTTTGAGCGATTTCTGCAGCCAGCGCGGGTGGGCGGTGCGTACTACCGGATCGCGTTCGAGTTCGGCCAGAATGGCGTCACTCTCGCGTTGGGCGCGCCGCAGTACGGCGTTGAGCAATGCCTTGGCCCAGGGTTTCTTCAGCTTGTCGGCGCAGCCGACGGTTTCGCCGATCGCGGCATGGGCCGGCACGCGGGTGTACAGCAGCTGGTAGAGGCCCACCAGCAGCAGGGCATGCACATCGGCATCGGCGGCCTTGAAGGGCTTTTGCAGCAGCCGCTCGGCCAGTGCGTCGAGACGGGGCTGCCAGCGTGCCGTGCCGAACGCCAGGTCCTGAACCAGGCCACGGTCCCGCGCTTCGACCTTGTCCAATTCCTTGGGCAGGGAGCTGTTGAGCGAGGCCTTGCCGTTGAGCACTGCCGCGAGCGCGCGGGCCGCCGCCAGACGTGGGTTCATTGGCCCAGCACCGTGCCGACCACGAAGCGATCGCGGCGGCTGTTGAACAGGTCACTGAAGTTGAGTGGCTTGCCGCCCGGCAACTGCAGGCGGGTCAGGCGCAGTGCCTGTACACCGCAGGCGACGGTCAGCCCGTCCTTGTCGACCTGAAGGATTTCACCCGGCTGACCGCTGCCGTCGGCCAACTCGGCCGCCAGCACTTTCACGGCCTCGGCGTTCAAGGTGCTGTGGCAGATCGGCCAGGGGAAAAACGCCCGTACCAGGCGTTCCAGCACTTCGGCCGGCTGGCTCCAGTCGATGCGTGCTTCGTTCTTGTCCAGCTTGTGCGCGTAGTTGGCCAGGCTGTCGTCCTGGGTTTCGCCCGGCAGGCAGCCCGCAGCCAAGCCGGCAATGGCCTGGACCACCGCCGGCGGGCCCAGCTGCGCCAACCGATCGTGCAGGCTGCCGCCGGTATCGTGGGCATCGATCGGGGTGCTGACCTTGAGCAGCATCGGGCCCGTATCGAGACCGGCCTCCATGCGCATCACGGTGACGCCGCTCTGCGCATCGCCAGCCTGCACCGCCCGCTGGATCGGCGCTGCACCGCGCCAGCGTGGCAGCAGCGAAGCATGACTGTTGATGCAGCCCAGCGGCGGAATATCCAGCACCGCCTGCGGCAGGATCAGCCCGTAGGCGACCACCACCATCAGGTCCGGAGCCAGTTCACGCAGCTCGGCCTGTGCCTGCGGGTCACGCAGGGTCACTGGCTGTAGCACGGGGATGCCGTGCTCCAGGGCCAGTTGCTTGACCGGACTTTGCATGAGTTTCTGCCCGCGTCCCGCCGGGCGATCCGGCTGGGTGTACACGGCGACGATATCGTGGGAAGTGGCCAGCAGGGCCTTGAGGTGTTCGGCGGCAAACTCGGGAGTGCCCGCGAAGACGATGCGCATGGAGTTCTCGCTGTTGGAGGTGGGCCGCAACCCTTTGTAGGAGCGGCTGGCAGCCGCGAAGGGGCCCTTCCTGACGCACCGAGGTGCGTTGTTCGCGGTTACTAGCCGCTCCTACAGGGCACCGGAATCAGGCTTGCTGCTTGTGCAGTTTTTCCAGCTTCTTCTTGATTCGGTCGCGCTTGAGGTTGGACAGGTAGTCGACGAACAGCTTGCCGTTGAGGTGGTCGCACTCGTGCTGGATGCACACGGCCAGCAGGCCTTCGGCGATCAGTTCGTAGGGCTTGCCGTCGCGATCCAGCGCCGTGACCTTGACCTTCTGCGGACGATCGACATTCTCGTAGAAGCCAGGCACCGACAGGCAACCTTCCTGGTACTGGTCCATCTCGTCGGTCAACGACTCGAACTCGGGGTTGATGAACACCCGCGGTTCGCTGCGATCTTCGGACAGGTCCATGACCACGATGCGCTTGTGCACATTGATCTGGGTAGCGGCCAAACCGATGCCCGGCGCGTCGTACATGGTTTCAAACATGTCATCGATGAGCTGGCGAACGCTGTCGTCCACCACCGTGACCGGCTTGGCGACGGTACGCAGGCGCGGGTCTGGAAATTCGAGGATGTTTAAAATAGCCATATGCGTATGTGCTGCACTGTGAGGTAAAGTCGTTATTTCGCGTGAACAGACATGATAAAGGGATTCACGGCATGAGGAAATCACTACTCGCCCTGCTACTGCTGGCAATGTCCGGCCTGACGCAGGCGCAGGTGCAGCTCAGGGACGGCTACCCACAGCGCTACACCGTGGTCCGTGGCGACACATTGTGGGACATTTCCGGCAAGTTTCTGCGCCAGCCGTGGCAGTGGCCGCAGCTCTGGCACGCCAATCCGCAGATCGCCAACCCCGATTTGATCTACCCCGGCGATTCGCTGGTGCTGGGCTTCGTCGACGGCCAGCCGCAACTGATGCTCGAGCGCGGCGCCTCGCGCGGCACTATCAAGCTCTCGCCAAAAGTGCGCACCACACCGGTGGCCGAAGCCATTCCCAGCATACCGCTGGAATCGATCAACAGCTTTCTGCTGACCAACCGCATCATGGATTCGGTCGACGACTTCAACGCCGCACCCTATATCGTCGCTGGCAATGCCGAGCGGGTGCTCAGTGGCATGGGCGACCGCATCTACGCACGTGGGGCGTTCGATCCGGCGCAGTCGGTCTATGGCATCTTCCGCCAGGGCAAGGCCTACACGGACCCCGATACCCAGGAATTTCTTGGCATCAACGCCGACAATATCGGTGGTGGCGAAATCGTCGCGACCGAAGGGGACATCTCTACCCTGGTCCTGCAGCGCTCGCGCGAAGAAGTTCGCCTGGGCGATCGGCTGTTCAGCGATGAACAGCGTGCGGTCAATTCGACATTTTTTCCCAGCGCGCCGCAGTCGGACATCCATGGTGTGATCATTGATGTGCCACGAGGTGTTACACAGATCGGCAAGTACGACGTGGTCACCTTGAACCGCGGAAAGCGCGACGGGCTGCGCGAAGGCAACGTTCTGGCGGTCTACAAGACCGGCGAGACAGTGCGCGATCGTATCACTGGCGAGCAGATCAAGGTCCCGGACGAGCGTTCCGGACTGCTCATGGTGTTCCGCACCTATGAAAAGCTGAGCTATGGTTTGATCCTCAACGCCAACCGCTCGCTGGCAGTGATGGACAAGGTGAGTAACCCGTAGCCGCACCTGGCGCCTGGGTACGAGAGGATCGTGCCCAGGCGCATTCCGATACTTTTGTGCACAGAGTTATCCACAGCTTGTCCAGATGCTTGCGAGCCTGCCGATTCAAGGATGATCGGATGCCGCTTTTCGAAAGCAACACCCACACCTGTTCCGAACTCGAAGCGCGTCTGCGCTTGCAACTACTCCCCGACATTGGCTCGCAACGCTTTCACAAGCTCGTTGCGCACTTCGGCTGTGCGCGTTCGGCGCTCGATGCCTCGGCCGTGCAATGGCGCGGTGCAGGTTGCAGCGACGCCAGCGCCCAGGCCCGCCGCGACCCCGGCATTCATCAATCTGCTGCGGCTGCGATGGCCTGGCTAGAGCGTGCGGACCAGCATTTGCTGATGTGGGACCAGCCTGACTACCCGGCCCTGCTCAAGGAGATCGCCGATCCACCGCCGCTGCTGTTCGTGCGCGGGGACCCCGGCGTACTGGAGCGGCCGCAGATCGCCGTGGTCGGCAGTCGCCGCGCCTCGCCGCCCGGATTGGACAATGCCCGGGCCTTCGCTCGCAGCCTGGCAGGTGCGGGATTCACGATCACCAGCGGTCTGGCCCTGGGTGTGGACGGTGCTGCCCACCAAGGTGCATTGGACGTGGGTGGACATACCAGCGCGGTCTTGGGCACCGGGCTGGAAAAACTTTATCCACAGAAGCACCGTGCCTTGGCGCAGGCCATCGTCGAGGCCCGTGGCGCGCTGGTTTCCGAGTTTCCCCTGCAGGCCCAGGCACAGCCCGGCAATTTTCCCCGGCGCAACCGGATAATCAGCGGCTTGTCGCTGGGCGTGCTGGTCATCGAAGCGAGTCCGGCCAGCGGGTCGCTGATCACTGCACGTCTTGCCGCCGAGCATGGTCGCGAAGTGTGGGCACTGCCAGGCTCGATTCATCATCCTGGCGCCCGCGGTTGTCATCAGTTGATCCGCGACGGTGCGCAGTTGGTCGAGACCATCGATCACATCCTCGAAGGCTTGCAGGGTTGGCAGCGCCTGCCGCCAGCCTCGTCGCCAGCACCGCAACGATCGCAAGATCCGCTGCTGAGCGCGTTGGTGGCAGCGGCGCATACCACTGAAGGTCTGGCCGCAGCCCTCGGCTGGCCATTGCCCCGGGTGATGGCGCAACTCACCGAGCTGGAACTGCAGGGGCGTGTGGTCAGTCAGGCGGGGCGTTGGTTTGCACGTGCCAGCTAAGTACACTGGCGGCAGTTTCCAATGGGAGTGACAGCAGATGGTGAGCAGTTGGCGTGTGCAACAAGCGGCGCGCGAGATCCGAGCGGGCGCGGTGATCGCCTACCCGACCGAAGCTGTCTGGGGGCTGGGTTGCGATCCGTGGGACGAAGAGGCGGTCTACCGCTTGCTCGCCATCAAGGAGCGCTCGGTCGACAAGGGCCTGATCCTGGTTGCCGACAACATTCGTCAGTTCGACTTCCTGTTCGAGGACTTCCCCGAGGACTGGATCGATCGGATGGCCAGCACCTGGCCCGGCCCGAACACCTGGCTGGTGCCTCATCAGGACCTGTTGCCCGAATGGATCACCGGTGTCCACGACTCCGTGGCCCTGCGCGTGAGCGATCACCCGCAAGTGCGCGAGCTGTGTGCGTTGGTAGGGCCGCTGGTGTCGACTTCGGCCAATCGCCAGGGCCGTCCGGCTGCCCGCAGCCGCCTGCGCGTGGAGCAATACTTCCGGGGCGAAGTGGACCTGGTGCTGGGGGGCGCGCTGGGCGGGCGGAAAAGCCCGAGCGTGATCCGTGACCTGGTCACCGGCGAGGTGATCAGGCCCTGACTCTTGCCCTGCTTCTTGCCCTGACTCTTGCCCTAAAAAATATGGCGAGAGAGCCGTCAGCGTGCGGCTCCCTGCCCGGCTTCACGGCAGCAGGATGGTCGAGCCCACCGTCTCGCGTGCGGCGAGGGCGGTTTGTGCCTTCGCCGCATCGCTCAACGGGTATTGCTGGCTGACGTCGACCTTGAGCTTGCCGCTGGCGATCATCCCGAACAGTTCGTCGGCCATGCCCTGTACCGTACCGGGCACGGCGTAACTGGCCAGGGTCGGCCGGGTGACGTACAGCGAGCCCTTCTGCGACAGGATCCCCAGGTTGACGCCACTGACCGCGCCGGAGGCGTTGCCGAAGCTGACCATCAGGCCACGTGGTTGAAGGCAGTCGAGCGAGGTTTCCCAGGTGTCCTTGCCCACGCCGTCGTAGACCACCGGGCATTTCTTGCCATCGGTCAACTCCAAAACTCGCTTGGCCACATCCTCGTGGCTGTAGTCGATCACCTCCCAAGCCCCCAGTGCCTTGGCTCGCTCGGCCTTGGCGGGCGAGCTGACGGTACCGATCAGCTTCACGCCCAACGCCGCTGCCCATTGGCAGGCCAGCGAACCCACGCCACCGGCGGCCGCGTGGAACAGAATGGTTTCTCCGGCTTCGACCTTGTAGGTCTGGCGCAACAGGTATTGAACGGTCAGGCCCTTGAGCATCACCGCAGCGGCCTGCTCGAAAGTGATCGCTTGCGGCAGGTGCACGGCCATGGCCGCAGGCAACACGTGCAGGTCGCTGTAGGCGCCCAGGGGGCCGCCTGCGTAGGCCACACGGTCGCCGACCTTGAAGCCGTCCACCTCGCTGCCCACTGCCTCCACCACGCCGGCCGCCTCGGTGCCCAGGCCCGATGGCAGTTGTGGCGTCGGGTACAGGCCGCTGCGGAAATAGTTGTCGATGTAGTTCACGCCCACGGCGTGATTGCGTACGCGAATCTCCTGCGGGCCCGGTTGCCTGGGCTCGAAGTCGACGAACTTGAGGACTTCCGGGCCGCCGGTGGAACCGAACTGGATACGCTTTGCCATCTGTTCACTCCTGCTGTCGTTGGGCGAAGGCCTATCGGACGCCTTTGCTTGATCGGCGTCAACTGCCGCAGGCAGTGAGCGATGCTATGCTACGCGCCGACTTGATCGCCGGTCAGGCGTGTTCGCAGGCCGCTGGCGGTATTTGCCCTTCTCCAAGGTGATGCCATGACTACCCGCACCGAGGCCGTAAAAGCCTATCTGCTCGATCTGCAGGACCGAATCTGCCACGCCTTGCAGGCCGAAGACGGCGGCGCGCAGTTCGTCGAAGATGCCTGGACGCGTCCTGCGGGCGGCGGTGGTCGTACCCGGGTGATTGCCGACGGTGAGTTGATCGAAAAAGGCGGGGTCAATTTTTCCCACGTGTTCGGCAGCGGCCTGCCGCCCTCGGCCAGCGCTCATCGCCCGGAACTGGCCGGCCGTGGTTTCGAGGCGCTGGGCGTGTCCCTGGTGATTCACCCGCACAACCCGCATGTGCCCACGTCCCACGCCAATGTGCGCTTCTTCATCGCCGAAAAGGAAGGCGAAGAGGCGGTCTGGTGGTTCGGTGGTGGTTTCGACCTGACGCCCTACTATGCCCACGAGGAAGACTGCATTCACTGGCACCGCGTCGCCCAGCAGGCCTGCGAGCCCTTTGGCGCCGATGTCTACCCGCGCTACAAGGCCTGGT contains:
- the hemF gene encoding oxygen-dependent coproporphyrinogen oxidase, with translation MTTRTEAVKAYLLDLQDRICHALQAEDGGAQFVEDAWTRPAGGGGRTRVIADGELIEKGGVNFSHVFGSGLPPSASAHRPELAGRGFEALGVSLVIHPHNPHVPTSHANVRFFIAEKEGEEAVWWFGGGFDLTPYYAHEEDCIHWHRVAQQACEPFGADVYPRYKAWCDRYFHLKHRGEPRGVGGLFFDDLNEWDFDTSFAFMRAIGDAFIDAYLPIVQRRKAMAYTAQQREFQEFRRGRYVEFNLVYDRGTLFGLQSGGRTESILMSLPPQVRWGYDWKAAPGSEEARLTDYFLQDRDWLAQAPAL
- the def gene encoding peptide deformylase, whose product is MAILNILEFPDPRLRTVAKPVTVVDDSVRQLIDDMFETMYDAPGIGLAATQINVHKRIVVMDLSEDRSEPRVFINPEFESLTDEMDQYQEGCLSVPGFYENVDRPQKVKVTALDRDGKPYELIAEGLLAVCIQHECDHLNGKLFVDYLSNLKRDRIKKKLEKLHKQQA
- the fmt gene encoding methionyl-tRNA formyltransferase codes for the protein MRIVFAGTPEFAAEHLKALLATSHDIVAVYTQPDRPAGRGQKLMQSPVKQLALEHGIPVLQPVTLRDPQAQAELRELAPDLMVVVAYGLILPQAVLDIPPLGCINSHASLLPRWRGAAPIQRAVQAGDAQSGVTVMRMEAGLDTGPMLLKVSTPIDAHDTGGSLHDRLAQLGPPAVVQAIAGLAAGCLPGETQDDSLANYAHKLDKNEARIDWSQPAEVLERLVRAFFPWPICHSTLNAEAVKVLAAELADGSGQPGEILQVDKDGLTVACGVQALRLTRLQLPGGKPLNFSDLFNSRRDRFVVGTVLGQ
- a CDS encoding LysM peptidoglycan-binding domain-containing protein; the encoded protein is MRKSLLALLLLAMSGLTQAQVQLRDGYPQRYTVVRGDTLWDISGKFLRQPWQWPQLWHANPQIANPDLIYPGDSLVLGFVDGQPQLMLERGASRGTIKLSPKVRTTPVAEAIPSIPLESINSFLLTNRIMDSVDDFNAAPYIVAGNAERVLSGMGDRIYARGAFDPAQSVYGIFRQGKAYTDPDTQEFLGINADNIGGGEIVATEGDISTLVLQRSREEVRLGDRLFSDEQRAVNSTFFPSAPQSDIHGVIIDVPRGVTQIGKYDVVTLNRGKRDGLREGNVLAVYKTGETVRDRITGEQIKVPDERSGLLMVFRTYEKLSYGLILNANRSLAVMDKVSNP
- the dprA gene encoding DNA-processing protein DprA, whose product is MPLFESNTHTCSELEARLRLQLLPDIGSQRFHKLVAHFGCARSALDASAVQWRGAGCSDASAQARRDPGIHQSAAAAMAWLERADQHLLMWDQPDYPALLKEIADPPPLLFVRGDPGVLERPQIAVVGSRRASPPGLDNARAFARSLAGAGFTITSGLALGVDGAAHQGALDVGGHTSAVLGTGLEKLYPQKHRALAQAIVEARGALVSEFPLQAQAQPGNFPRRNRIISGLSLGVLVIEASPASGSLITARLAAEHGREVWALPGSIHHPGARGCHQLIRDGAQLVETIDHILEGLQGWQRLPPASSPAPQRSQDPLLSALVAAAHTTEGLAAALGWPLPRVMAQLTELELQGRVVSQAGRWFARAS
- a CDS encoding L-threonylcarbamoyladenylate synthase; translated protein: MVSSWRVQQAAREIRAGAVIAYPTEAVWGLGCDPWDEEAVYRLLAIKERSVDKGLILVADNIRQFDFLFEDFPEDWIDRMASTWPGPNTWLVPHQDLLPEWITGVHDSVALRVSDHPQVRELCALVGPLVSTSANRQGRPAARSRLRVEQYFRGEVDLVLGGALGGRKSPSVIRDLVTGEVIRP
- a CDS encoding NADPH:quinone reductase — protein: MAKRIQFGSTGGPEVLKFVDFEPRQPGPQEIRVRNHAVGVNYIDNYFRSGLYPTPQLPSGLGTEAAGVVEAVGSEVDGFKVGDRVAYAGGPLGAYSDLHVLPAAMAVHLPQAITFEQAAAVMLKGLTVQYLLRQTYKVEAGETILFHAAAGGVGSLACQWAAALGVKLIGTVSSPAKAERAKALGAWEVIDYSHEDVAKRVLELTDGKKCPVVYDGVGKDTWETSLDCLQPRGLMVSFGNASGAVSGVNLGILSQKGSLYVTRPTLASYAVPGTVQGMADELFGMIASGKLKVDVSQQYPLSDAAKAQTALAARETVGSTILLP